The DNA window TGTCGGGTCGCTACATGAGCCAGAATGTCGGTATTGGCAACAAGCTCCAGAGCCAGCTCATCATTGCTCTTCTTTATCTTGTGGGCCTGCTTGAGCCGGACTCGATAGTCAGCCACCGCAGCGGTGGCTATAAAAAGGTCGCAACCTTCGGCCAGACTTTGCTCTACCGCTGCCAGCATGTCATCCGCGGACACCACATCCAGGCGCTGAACACCGGCGGGCGCGGGTAAACTGGTCGGGCCAGACACCAACACCACATTCGCCCCCGCCTGCTGGGCGGCCGCTGCCATAGCGTAGCCCATCCGGCCGGAACTGTGGTTGCTGATATAACGTACGGGGTCAATCGCTTCGCGGGTGGGGCCCGCCGTAACCACCACCCGAAGCCCTTGCAGAACCTGCTCACTGAGCGGACGTGCAGATGCTTGGAGGCGAGCCAGTATATCGAGGGGTTCGAGCATACGGCCAGGCCCTGTGTCACCGCAGGCCTGATCACCCTCAGCCGGACCCCAGAGCTCAAACTGAGGGTCATCTGCCAGACGTCTTGCATTCGCCTGGGTACGGGCGTTTCGCCACATGGCCTGATTCATCGCTGGCGCCAGGATAATCGGCGCCTCTGTCGCCAGGCAAACCGTCGTCAGCAGATCATCCGCCATTCCATTTGCCAGCCGCGCCAGGGTATTGGCGGAGGCTGGCGCGACCAATACCCGGTCAGCCCACTTGGCCAGCTCTATGTGGCCCATTCCCGCCTCTGCGCTTTCGTCAAGCAGGCGGGAAGATACAGGATTGCCGGACAGGGCCTGGAACGTCAGCGGCGAGACAAACGCCTCAGCGCCGGCGGTCATCACCACCCGCACCTCATACCCGGCCTTGCGCAATTGCCGTACAAGATCAGCCGTCTTATAAGCGGCAATACCCCCCGAAACGCCGAGCAATATCCGCGCTGGCTTCATCGTGCACACTCCTTCTGGCGCGCCCTCAGAAAAACTGCCTGAAAGCTGCTTCAATAATTTTTCGTAAGATACCACAGCAGGCTGAGTTACACTGTCGCCCGGATTGACACAATCACGGATGAAGACAGGTCAGACAGGGATCGCCTCATGACGCTCAAAGCCTTGCCTTTGGCCGAACGGCCGCGGGAA is part of the Hydrocarboniclastica marina genome and encodes:
- the coaBC gene encoding bifunctional phosphopantothenoylcysteine decarboxylase/phosphopantothenate--cysteine ligase CoaBC, which encodes MKPARILLGVSGGIAAYKTADLVRQLRKAGYEVRVVMTAGAEAFVSPLTFQALSGNPVSSRLLDESAEAGMGHIELAKWADRVLVAPASANTLARLANGMADDLLTTVCLATEAPIILAPAMNQAMWRNARTQANARRLADDPQFELWGPAEGDQACGDTGPGRMLEPLDILARLQASARPLSEQVLQGLRVVVTAGPTREAIDPVRYISNHSSGRMGYAMAAAAQQAGANVVLVSGPTSLPAPAGVQRLDVVSADDMLAAVEQSLAEGCDLFIATAAVADYRVRLKQAHKIKKSNDELALELVANTDILAHVATRQLASYCVGFAAETRRVEHYARDKLERKNLDMIIANDVSDTRIGFNSENNAVSVFWHDGTQTFPSQPKQALASALIELIGQQRRIKIKP